In Mobula birostris isolate sMobBir1 chromosome 12, sMobBir1.hap1, whole genome shotgun sequence, one genomic interval encodes:
- the LOC140206138 gene encoding syntaxin-6-like isoform X1 — MSLEDPFFVVKGEVQKAVNTSQGLYQRWTELLTDPSSASKEECDWTTNELRNSLRSIEWDLEDLDETISIVETNPRKFNLDPAELSKRKAFITSTKQIVKEMKDHMSSSSMQALVEQRNRQALLSARGSQRPSFTSDKYSRLDQELQAVNSQFIEDQNMQQQLIVEQQDDQLELVSGSIGVLKNMSQKIGHELDEQAVMLDEFSYELDSTQSRMDNVMKKLAKVSHMTSDRRQWCGIIVLLIILVVVLILLFAL; from the exons ATGTCGTTGGAAGATCCCTTCTTCGTTGTGAAAGG TGAGGTACAAAAAGCAGTGAATACGTCCCAAGGACTGTACCAACGATGGACTGAACTCCTTACTGATCCCTCTTCAGCCAGCAAGGAAGAGTGTGACTGGACAACCAATGAGCTGAGGAACAGTCTTCGTAGTATTGAGTGGGACTTGGAGGATCTTGATGAGACCATTA GCATCGTGGAGACAAACCCTCGCAAGTTTAACCTCGATCCAGCAGAATTAAGTAAAAGGAAAGCATTCATTACCAGTACAAAACAAATCGTAAAG GAAATGAAAGATCACATGTCCAGTTCTTCGATGCAAGCATTAGTGGAACAGAGAAACCGACAG GCACTGCTAAGTGCTAGGGGAAGCCAGAGACCAAGCTTCACTTCAGACAAATACAGCCGACTTGATCAAGAACTGCAAGCAGTGAATTCTCAGTTCATTGAGGACCAAAACATGCAACAGCAG TTGATCGTGGAGCAGCAGGATGATCAGCTGGAGCTGGTTTCAGGCAGCATCGGAGTTTTGAAGAACATGTCGCAGAAGATCGGCCATGAATTGGATGAGCAAGCAGT TATGCTTGACGAGTTCTCCTATGAGTTGGATAGCACACAGTCACGGATGGATAATGTAAtgaagaagctggccaaagtgtCCCACATGACCAGTG
- the LOC140206138 gene encoding syntaxin-6-like isoform X2, whose translation MSLEDPFFVVKGEVQKAVNTSQGLYQRWTELLTDPSSASKEECDWTTNELRNSLRSIEWDLEDLDETISIVETNPRKFNLDPAELSKRKAFITSTKQIVKEMKDHMSSSSMQALVEQRNRQALLSARGSQRPSFTSDKYSRLDQELQAVNSQFIEDQNMQQQLIVEQQDDQLELVSGSIGVLKNMSQKIGHELDEQAVWSTDRWKTSHFGQMGLVRHG comes from the exons ATGTCGTTGGAAGATCCCTTCTTCGTTGTGAAAGG TGAGGTACAAAAAGCAGTGAATACGTCCCAAGGACTGTACCAACGATGGACTGAACTCCTTACTGATCCCTCTTCAGCCAGCAAGGAAGAGTGTGACTGGACAACCAATGAGCTGAGGAACAGTCTTCGTAGTATTGAGTGGGACTTGGAGGATCTTGATGAGACCATTA GCATCGTGGAGACAAACCCTCGCAAGTTTAACCTCGATCCAGCAGAATTAAGTAAAAGGAAAGCATTCATTACCAGTACAAAACAAATCGTAAAG GAAATGAAAGATCACATGTCCAGTTCTTCGATGCAAGCATTAGTGGAACAGAGAAACCGACAG GCACTGCTAAGTGCTAGGGGAAGCCAGAGACCAAGCTTCACTTCAGACAAATACAGCCGACTTGATCAAGAACTGCAAGCAGTGAATTCTCAGTTCATTGAGGACCAAAACATGCAACAGCAG TTGATCGTGGAGCAGCAGGATGATCAGCTGGAGCTGGTTTCAGGCAGCATCGGAGTTTTGAAGAACATGTCGCAGAAGATCGGCCATGAATTGGATGAGCAAGCAGT gtggAGTACGGACAGGTggaaaaccagtcactttgggcagatggggctcgtcaggcatggttga